The Myxococcales bacterium genome includes the window GCGCGGCGGCGCCGAGGTGGAGATGCTAGCGGCGGCCGTGCGCGCGGGCGGCTTGGGTCGCGTCACGCTCGCGACGTAACGCGCAGCCATGGCTGAGCTGAGCTGAACGCTCGATGCCGCCGCAAGCTGTCCGCTCGACGACGCGGCATACGAGATGGGCGACATGCTGCGATCAACTACTGGGCGCAAGGCGCGCCGCACCGCCGCATAAATCGCGCTCGCGTCGGCAAACCGCACCTCAAGTTTTTGTGGGTGCACATTGATGTCGCTGCCACCTGGTGGCACGTCGAGGAACACGGCGCCGAGCGGAAATCGCCCGCGCGGCAGCTGCTCGCCATACGCCATCGCCACCGCGTGGGCCAAGCCGCGATCGCGAACCCAGCGCCGCCCGACAAAGACGTGCAGCGATCGCCCTGAAAGCTGCGCCTGCGAGGCATCGGTTACGTGCGCGCGCAGCCGCACGCCGTCGATCTCGGCGGTCACATCGAGCAAATGTGGCTGCCAGCGCAACCCGAGCGCCGCGAGCACGCGCTGCCGCTGATCGCCCGGCGACAACTCAAAGATTTCACGCCCCTCATGGCGTAAGACAAACCCGACTTCCGGATGGGCGAGCGCCAGGCGCAGCACCCAATCGGCGATGTGCGAGAGCTCGGTGGCCTCGCTTTTCAGAAATTTTTGCCGCGCGGGCTGATTAAACAAGAGATCGCGCACCTCGATGGAGGTGCCTACCGCGGCACCATGCGGCGCCTGATCCTGCACGACGCCACCTTCGATCCGCAGCCTCACGCCCGCGAGGTCGTCGGCCCTGCGCGTGGTAATCGTCATGCGCGACACGCTCGCGATCGACGGCAAGGCCTCGCCGCGAAAGCCAAGCGTCGCCAGCTGCAAGAGGTCTTCGGTCCGACGCAGCTTCGAGGTCGCGTGCCGCATCAAGGCGAGATGCGCCTCCGCCATCGACATGCCGCAACCATTGTCGGTAACGGTGATTGCCTGCGCGCCGCCGCCGGCACAGGTGATGACGATATCGGTCGCCCCGGCATCGAGCGCATTTTCGACGAGTTCCTTGACGACCGAGGCGGGCCGTTCGATGACCTCGCCCGCGGCGATTTGATCGATGACATGGTCCGGCAGGCGCGCGATCCGCCCCACGGCGTCGCGTTGAGAAGGGACCGGCCCAGACATCTGTTGGCTCAAGAGCGTACCTCAAAACCCCTCCCATCGCGAGCGAGGCCAGCTTGGTCCGGGGTTATGAGATACGCTCTAGCATGATTGCGCCGTCTACGGCCATTCGTTATCGTTGGCCAATGCGCCGCACGCCACATTCCCTGGCACCCGACATGGATGACAGCGTGCCGCCGTACGGCCGACGGTCGCGCGACTCAAGCCTCACCGGCGTCGAATCGCGCAGCATCGCGATTACCGGGGCCCACACCTCACTTGGCGCCGAACTGATCGCGCGCCTCGACGCTGACGACCGCTACGATCGCATCTTCGCGCTGGACATCGAGCCGCCCGCCGCGCGCACCCAGCTCGTGCGCACGGAATTTGTCCACCTCGATCTCACCGAGCCCGGCGTCGACGGCAGCCTGGCGACGCTGCTTTCGACCCAGCACATCGATACCGTCGTGCATGCCGCCTTTACCGACGTGCCGCGCCACGACCCCAACTATGCCCATGAGCTCGAAGACGTCGGCACCATGCACGTGCTCAATGCCTGCGCGGGCGCGCAGACCGCGCGCCTCGTCGTGGCATCGTCGACCTTGGTCTATGGCGCCAGTCCTGACAATCCCAACTTCTTGACCGAAGACGCCGAGCTGCGCGGTGAGCTGCACGGGCCCTATATCGCGAGCAAGGTGCGGGCCGAACGCCAGGTCATGCGATTTGCCGTGGAGCATCCCGAGTGTGCCGTGTCGCTGCTGCGCTTTGCGCCGGTGCTCGGGCCTTCGGTGCGCAATCTATTCACCCGTTTCTTCGCCAAGCCGTGGGCCCCCGTCTTGCTTGGCCGAGATCCCCTCATGCAATTCCTTCATGAGCGCGATGCTATCACCGCCTTGCAGCGCGCCGTCGATGCCGGCGCGACGGGGCCAATCAACATCGTTGGCAAGGGCGTGCTGCCCTACACCACCGTGCTGGCGATGATGGGTCGCGTGCCGGTTTACCTGCCGCCACCGCTGCTTCGCAGCGCGACCCGACTGCTGTGGGCCTCGCACATTGCCCGTGCCCCCGCCGACCTCTTGCCGTATTTGCGGTATCCGTGTGTCGCCGATGGCACGCGCGGTCGCGCCGCCTTGGGCTTTTCGCCGCAGCTCAACATCCGTCGGACGATCTTGGATTTTCTCGGGCTGGCACCGGAAGATGGCGCCACCGACGTGGCACAATCGGTGGGCTAGCGATGACCAACCCTCCTTTCGACGAAGCGGGTACCACCGACGCACCTATCGACGACGAATCGCTGGGCGAGGAGGAGTCGGCCGACGACGACATGTATCTCGGCGGCGAGGCCGCGCTGCCGCCTGGCGAGTACGGCACCAAGCACGCCGGCTGGACCATGCTTAGCGAGGGGGCCACCGCGTGGAACGAACTCAACCGGCGCGTCAACGCCCTTGGCACCCCCGCGTTTCCTCTCGACGTGCGCCGCGTGCTTGGGTGGAACAATGTCAGCGCGGCGTGGCGCGCGCTCGCGATGCGCGGGCGGTCGAGCGTCGTCGACGACTTTGGCCGCGATCCGCAGGCAACCGCGCGTTGGGAGCGCCGGCTCGAGTGGCTCTATCGCCATTACTTTCGCGTCGCGGTCACCGGCATGGAGCATGTGCCCGCCACCGGCCCTGCGATATTGGTCGCCAATCACGGCGGCCTGTTGCCCCTCGATAGCGTTTTGCTCATGCACGCGATTCGCCGCGAACACCCGGCCGGGCGCGATGCCCGTCCGCTCATCGAAGACGAATTTTTTCATATGCCGTTCATTGGCTCTCGCTTAGCGGCCATGGGCGCGGTGCGCGCGCACCCGCAAAACGGCGAACGCCTGCTGCGCCGGGGCGAGCTGGTGGTGGTGTTCCCCGAAGGCGTCAAGGGCACCGAGAAGACGTGGCGCCAGCGCTACCAGCTGGCGCGCTTTGGCCGCGGCGGTTTTGTACGGCTCGCGATGCGGATGGGCGTGCCCGTGTTGCCGGTCGCGATCGTCGGCAGCGACGATGCCAATCCTCAGCTGTTTCGCATCAACGCGCTGCAAAACATCTTCGGCGGCCCCAGCATCCCCGTCACGCCAACCTTCCCGCTGCTTGGCCCGCTGGGACTCTTGCCGTTGCCAACCTCGTGGCGCATCGCGATTGGCGAGCCCATTACGATGCCCGCGGCCGCCGCCGACGACCGCATTTTTGTCTCGCGCATGACCGATACCATTCGCAAAAAACTGCAGGCGCAACTCGATGCCTTAGTAACGCGGCTGTAACTTGCCACGATGGGCGCGATTACGGGGGTGTCAGCGCGACGCTCGACACTAGATTGCGGCCGCCGTGCTTGGCGGCATAAAGTTGTTCATCGGCGCGCCGCATGATTTCGTCCGCGGACTTCACATCGCCTTGCATGGCCACGACGCCAACCGAGATCGTGATCGTCATCGCGACGTCGTCGTAGCGAAAGGGTGCGTCGGCGACGAGCTGGCGAATTTTTTCGCCAAACAAGCACGCGTTGGCCAGATCAATTTCAGGCAAGAGCACCGCGAACTCTTCGCCACCGACGCGGGCAAAGACATCCTCGCGGCGGATGTTGCCCCGCACCAGCTGCGCCAATTGCTTGAGCACGGCGTCGCCGGCGAGGTGCCCGTAGGTGTCATTAATGTGCTTGAAGTAATCGACGTCAAACATGACGAGCGAGAGCTGCCGCCGATATCGCCTGGCGCGGCCGACCTCGCGGATGAGCGTGTCGTGGAAGTGGCGCTGGTTGAAGATCTGCGTCAGCCCATCGACCGAGCTCATGCGATAAATTTCTTCGTGGTAGGCATTTTCGATGTTGCCGCTGGCGAGAAATTTAAAGATGCAGCGTCCAACTTTGATGATGTCGCCATCGGCCAGGATGTGCTCCTTGACCCGCTGATCGTTGACATAGGTGCCGTTGGTCGAATCGAGGTCGCGCAGCACATGGGCGCCACCGGCCGACACGACCTTGCAGTGCTTGCGCGACACGGCCTCGCTGTCAATTTGGATCTGGCTGCGGGCCAGGCGCCCCATGGCGAGTTCTTTGTCGGTGAGCGAAAAGCGGCGGCCGAGCTCAAGCCCATGTAGCACCACCAAGCAGGCCCCCTTGGCGCCCTCCATTTCTGGCAGCGCGGACACGTCCGTCCGCTTAGTAACCTCCCGCTCCTTATCCCTCACGACGCGCGGTCATACCGTAGGGCGCAGGTTGGTTTCTAGCCCAGGGGCCAGCATATTCCCCCGGCGCCCGGCCGCGTTACTGCGTGCTGCAGACGATGGCAGCCTCGGTCAACGCGCAAACGGCGGCCGACTGTAGTTCATAACGTCCGCCTACCACGCGATACTCGTGGCGCATGACCCGCGCGTCCGAAAGGCGCCAAATACCCTGCAAGCGCATCGGGCTCTCATCGTTTTCAACCACCGCCAACGTCGCGCCTGCCACCTCGCCAACGAAGTGTGGACACGCCAAACCCGCGGCTGTCGACGCCGCTCCCTTGTACAATTGCCAGTAGCAGTTGCCCAGGTCATCACAGGCGCGCCGATCCGCTATCGCCACATCTATGCCGCCGTCGCCGTCGAAATCGCGATCGGAACGCACCCACTGCGGCGCCGGCGTGCCGCCGTGCGAAGTAAGCTCGGCCGCGCAGGCATCGTCGGTGTCTAAGTAAACCACGCCCAGCGGCAATTCGCTGGCGCTCCCGGCCACCTCGGCGTTGCCAATCACCGCACGCGGTCCAGACGCGCGCTGGCAGGCCACGACGCTGCCGAGTGCCAACACCAACGGCAGCACCGGCAAGCCTCGAGGCCATCGTCTTTTCATGCGCGGTCGACTATACCGCAAAACGCACGCCGAGGCCGCCCGCCTCGGCCGCATCGCCCGCGCCGCCACGCAGCAGCGCGTGGGCGCGTTGCTTGGCGTCTTCGACCCCGGGCTGATCGAAGGCATTTACGCCGTAGAGCGCCCCGGCATAGGCGCAAGCGGCCTCGCAAACCATCATGAACGCGCCGAGATTTTCTGGCGTCACGGCACCAAACGATACGGACGCGAGCGGTCGGCCTTTCGCGGCCAGCGACGCGATGGTGCCGCGCCGCGAGGCCGTCATCAGCGCCGACATAGGCTTGCCGGCGAACGCGGGGTCGCCCCATGCCGCTGCCATTACCGGCGGGAGTTGCACCATCGGGTTGGCTGCCTCAGACGACGGGACATCGACGACGATATATGCCTTATCATCGGGCCCTTCGGCAAACAGCTGCAACAACGAGTGCTGATCGGTCGTGCCGCGGCAAATGAGCGGCGTCGCGCCAAGCCCGCGCTTGCCCAGGCTCTCCGCCCATAGCTGGGTAAACCATGCACCTAGCTCACCCAAGAGATCCGAATACATCATCATCGCCACGACGCCGCGCCCGGCGACGCGGTCTTGTTCATATAACCAGGCCGCGAGGGCGAGGGCCAAATTGCTGCCCTCCTGGGCCGGCTTTGCCGCAACGCTCGGCAAGACCCGCGCTGCACCTTGCAGCACCTTGACCACATCAAGTCCGGCGAGGGAAAGTGGCGCAAGGCCAACCGCCGACAACGCCGAGAAACGTCCCCCGACGTTGGTGGGCACGGGAAGTGCCAACAGGCTATGCTGCGACGCAAACGCGCGCAGCGGCCCCGCGAGAGGATCCGTAATCACCACCACGTGCGCTCGCCACGCGTCGCCGAGTTCGCGTTGCAGCCAGGCCACGGCGATCGCGAGCTGAGCCGTGGTCTCCATGGTTTGGCCGGATTTTGAAATCGCGCATACGATGGTCGAGGCCGCCGGGTGGGCGTGCAACGTCGGCACGAACACGGCGGGATCGATGTTGTCGCAAACTGATAAACGCACCGGGTTGCGATCTCCTAGCGGTCCCATCATGCCGAGCGCGGTGGCGATGGCCTTGCATCCCAAGCTCGAGCCACCCGTGCCCAGCACGACCACATGTCGCGGCGCGCGCAAGGCTGCGTTGCGCCCTACCGCCTCGGCCAAATCGGTCGCCCACGCGTGCTCGTGGGGCAACGTCCAGAACCCGTGCGCGCCTGCCAGCCTTGACTCGGTCACCGCCGCAAAGGTGTCGCTGAGCATCTCGGCCGAGAGGCTTGTGCGCGGAATATCCAAAACCAAGCCAGGCATGGCGCGACGCTACAGTGATCGCGTCAACGTCGCAATCCCCGCGCGGCCAGCGTGTGGGCGCGCAACGTATGCTACGCTGCCGCGCAATGCGTAGCCCTTCTCCTGCCTCCCTCTTATCGTCATGTCGTTCGGTGTGGCTGGCGCTCGTCGTCACCGCCGCGGCCACGGCCACCTTCGCAACCCACGCGAATGCCCAACCTACGGCGGCCTCCTCGGCTGAGGTGCTCAACGAGGAAGGCAAGCAGCTGCTCTACGACAACAAGCCGAGCGAGGCAGCGGCCAAGTTTCGTCTCGCGATCGCGATCTCCCCGGAGGGACGTTTCTACTACAATCTTTGCGTCGCGCAGTTTCAAGAAGGCAAGTTCGGCGAGGCGATTGCCTCCTGCGACAGCGTCGCGCCCAATGGCGCCGATGCAGCGCTCAACGAAAAAGTTGCCAAATTCAAGACAAAGATTTCCGATGAGATGGCGCGCCAAGGCCTCACGCCAACGCCGGTAACCCCCGTCGCGCCCGCAGATCCTACGAATCCGGTGAATCCCACCTACCCAACACCGCCCACGGGCTCGCCGGTGGTTGGCGCCCCGCCGCCTCCGCCGACGGCCGCGCGTCCGAGCCTCGCCAAGAGCTATATGTGGTCGCTTGGCGGCCTGGTGTTCGTGCCGGTTGGCACGAACGTTGGCATGCACGACAACGACTACGATGCCGGCGTTGGCCTGCAGATCAATTCGGATTTTACGCTCCACAAGCCGATGGGCGCTGGCGTCCAGGCCTTCTTGAGCTACATCTCGTTGCCGTCGGCAGACTCATTTACCGACCCAATGTCGATCGTCGAACTAGGCGTTTCAGGTTACAAAAATTTCTGCGGCGGCGCTATTTGTGTCACCCCACGGCTTGGCGTGCTGATTGCGGATTTCGATCCAGGCAATGCCTATAATTCGCTGTATATCGGCGAGACCTATCAGACCTGGGGCGTCACCGCTGAGCTAGCAGCGGGCCTAGCGGTCGGCGCCAAGAAGGACGGGTTGATTTACGCGCAGGCCGCCTTTCGACAGTTTGCCGGCAGCAACGCCGAGGGCTCGGATACGTTTGGCCTCGACGACAACATGACCATGTCGTTTTTCGGCATCGGCTACGCGCGGCGGTTTGCGAAGGCGTGGAATGAGACGCCATCGGCCTTTACGTGGCGCCTCGAATAGCGCGCCAAATCGGCGCTTTTTATGGCGTCCACCACCCGCAAAAACCGTCGGCGAACGCGCCAAGGTGGCGGCAATCTGCTAGGGTTCCACGGCTTATTCTAGCTTGGGCTAGATAGGCTCATTAGGGAGCATAGAGATGTCAGGAAAAACCGCCAAGCTTAGTCTGCCCGATGGGCGCGACGTCACCCTGCCCGTGATCGTTGGCAGCGAACAAGAGCCCGCCGTCGACATCCGCTCGCTGCGTAGCGACAGCGGCTACGTCACGCTCGACAGTGGCTATATGAACACTGGCGCCACCACCAGCGCCATCACCTATCTCGACGGCGAGCAGGGGATCTTGCGCTATCGCGGCATCCCGATCGAAGAGCTGGCCGAAAAGTCGACGTTTGTCGAAACCAGCTACCTGCTAATCAACGGCAAGCTGCCTACCAAGTCGGAACTCGAGACGTTCTCTAAGGAACTTACCTACCACAGCCTCATCCACGAGGACATGCTGCATTTTTTCAATGGCTTCCCGCCCACCAGCCATCCGATGGCGGTGCTCTCTAGCATGGTCACCTCGCTCTCGGCGTACTACCCCGACTGCCTCGACCGCGATTCGCCCAACTCGCTGCACATCACGCGCGCGTTGTCGAAGATCCGCACCATCGCGGCGTTTAGCCACAAGAAGAGCATCGGCCAGCCGGTCATGTATCCGCGCAACGCGCTCAACTACTGCGCCAACTTCTTGCACATGATGTTCGCCGTGCCGGCCGAGGACTATGTCCCCGATCCGATCATGGTCAAAGCCGTCAATCAGCTTCTCATCTTGCACGCCGACCACGAGCAAAACTGCTCCACCTCGACGGTGCGCATGGTGGGCTCGTCGGGCGCCAATCTCTATGCCTCTATCGCCGCCGGCATTTTGGCACTGTGGGGGCCGCTCCATGGGGGCGCCAACCAAGCCGTCATCGAGATGCTCGAGGAAATCCAAGGCCAAGGCGGCGACGTCAAGACGTTTATCAACGACGTCAAAGACAAGAAGAATAATCGCCGCCTGATGGGCTTTGGCCACCGCGTCTATAAAAATTACGACCCGCGCGCCAAGATCCTCAAGAACATGTGCGACGAGCTCTTTGTCCATCTAAAGGTCAAAGACCCTTTGCTCGATCTCGCCAAGGAGATGGAGGCGGTGGCGCTCAAGGACGAGTATTTCTTGTCCAAGAAGCTCTACCCCAACGTCGACTTCTATAGCGGCATTCTCTACAAGGCGATGGGCATTCCGACCAACATGTTTACGGTGATGTTCGCCATCGGCCGCATGCCGGGTTGGATTGCACACTGGAAAGAAATGGTCGACGACCCGACCACCAAGATCGGCCGCCCGCGGCAAATCTACACCGGGCCAACCTCGCAGGCCTACGTGCCCATCGAGAAGCGCTCGTAGGCCTGCCCATGCCAACCACCGCGGCGGCCACGACCTCGACGCATACGACCGACGGCATCACCGTCTCGGTCAAGTCGGCGTTCCTGGCGGAACAATCAGCGCCGCAGCTCGGACGGTTTGTCTTCGCCTACACCATCACCATTTCCAATAGCGGCACGGCGTCGGCGCAATTGCAGACGCGACACTGGGTAATTACCGATGGCCGCGGCGAGATTCAGGAAGTGCGTGGCCCGGGCGTCGTCGGCGAGACGCCGCATCTAGAGCCAGGACAAGCCTTTCGCTATACGTCGGGCTGCATCTTGGCAACCCCGGTCGGCGTCATGCACGGCAGCTATCAGATGGTGACCGACGAGGGTCGCGTTTTTGACGTCACGATTGCCCCATTTTCGTTGCTTAGCCCCTGGGCCGGCCATCAGGATGAGCTCAACTAGTGTAATTACATATAGTTACGAGTTTCTGAACATTTCCGCAAAGCCTTTAGTAAACTGGGGCGTCTGATAAGTAACCGTGACGACCCGTGAATCTGCCATCGCCGAGCTGCTGGTGGGCAAAGCCCAAGCTGGCGATAGGCGCGCGTTTGACGAGCTCGTGGCACGCTATCGCACCCGCATCTATGCGCTGGCGCTGCACATGACCGGCAGCGCTAGCGACGCCGACGACGTCACGCAAGACGTGTTTATGAAGGCGTATCGCGCACTCGGGCAATTTGCCGGCAAGAGCGAGTTTTTCACCTGGCTCTACCGTATCGCGCTCAACCAGTGTCTCACCACGCGGCGCCGCAGCGGGCGCATGATTCCCACCGACGATACGCGGCTTTCGTTGGCGCTTGAGGTCGACGCCGATGGCGATCCATGGCGCGCCATCGATTTGCGGCGCACGTATCGGCAGCTCATCACGGCCTTTGACGGGCTGCCGCCCGACATCAAGACCGCGGTCACGCTGGTCATCTTGCAGGGCTTCTCCCATGCCGAATGCGCCGTCATTATGAACTGCGCGGAAGGCACCATCTCGTGGCGCATCCACCAAGCGCGGCAACGCCTGCGCAAGCAGCTCGCGAGCGAGACCAAGCGGCGCGGCGAGGCCGAGGCGCCGCCACTTTCGCTAATTGACGGCCTTTTGGCTTAAACGCCCAAAATGCGCGAAATGCCCGCCGAGATCGGGCCCAGGCGCCGCACGTGGATGTGATATCTAGTGGATCGTGCACACAGCGGTTCTCGGCGCGGTCGATGCGGGCTCCAACGCCATTCGCGTGGTGGTGGCCGAGGTCAAGGGCGGTGTGATCCGCAAGCTCGAGCTGGAGCGGCTGGAGGTTCGGCTGGGCGCTGGCGCATTCACCCGCCGCCGGCTCGACCGCGACACCATGGATGCCGCGGTGGACGCCTTTAAACGCTGCCGTGAAATGTTTGACCGCCACGGCGTCACCGCCTATCGCGCCGTCGCGACCAGCGCGGTGCGCGATGCCAGCAATGCCGAAGCCCTGCGCCATCGCATCATGCGAGAGGCGCAAATCGAGCTGAGCGTTATCGACGGCGAAGAAGAGGCCCGCCTGGTCCGCGCCGCGGTGGCGCGCACGCTGGGCGACGCCTGCCCGCCCTGCATCATCGACTTGGGTGGCGGCAGCCTTGAGATCAACGCCAAGCTGCCCGGTGAAGCCAAATGGCGCGGCGTTTCGTTGCCGGTGGGCACGGTGCGCATGCTCGAGATGTTCGGCATTGGCGACAAGGTCTCCGACGCAGAGGCGGCGATGGTCCGCCGCTACACCGTGACGTCGCTCAAGGCGGCGCTCGGGTCGGAGCTGCCCGTGCTTGGCGCGGCGGCGATTTGCGGCGGCAACGCCGAGGCCCTCACCAAGATTTTCGGGCTCGCCGGCGCCTTGCCGTCGCTGACGTTGCACGCGCTCGAGGCCGCCCTGCCCGATATTCTTGGCGCCACCGTCGCCGAGCGGATGGCGCGCTATCAGATTCGCAAAGACCGCGCCGACGTGCTTAGCATGGCCTCGCTCATCTTTGCCGTGGTGGGCCGTCAGCTGGGCATCACCGAATTCATCTCGCCCGGCGTTGGCCTGCGCGATGCGGTGCTGTTTGAGCTGTGCGATGCGGTGGCCGACGAAAAGGTCAAGGCGGTCGAGGCCACCGACCAGGCGCTGCTCACCGCGGCGCGCGATTTTTCGCACCGCATGGGCCACGACATTCGCCATAGCGAACACGTGCGAGAGCTAGCGCGCTCGCTCTTTGTCCAGACGCGCGATCTGCACCAGCTCGACGATAGCCAACTCGTCTTGCTGGAGGTGGCGGCGATCCTTCATGACATTGGTGAGGTGGTACATTCTCGCGGCCACCACAAGCACAGCGAATACCTAATTCGCACCGGGCGCATTGCGGGCCTCGACGGCGAACGCCGCGACATCGTCGCCGCCATCGCGCGTTGCCATCGCAAGACGGCAAGCGATGCCCGCAAGATCCTGGCAGAGCTGCCGCTGTTGCGCGAGGGGCGTGCCATCGCGCGCAAACTCGCCGGCATCCTCCGCCTCGCTGATGGCCTCGACTACGACCACCGCCAAGCCGTCGAGTCGCTCGTGGTTAGCAAGCAGCGCAACGTCCTCACCATCGATCTCTTCACCACCGCGGATGCGCGCGCCTTTAAGCCAGAAGAAATGCTGCGCAAGGCGGACTTGCTCGCCGATGAATTCGAAGTCAAGCTCGAGCTGCTGCGGGCCAAGGTCAAGAAACGCACCGAACCGCGCGCCGCGACGCCGGTATAAATTCACTCGCCGAGGCTTAAAATGCCTGGAGAAACCCGGCCGTGATGCGGCCAGGAAAGCCGCCGTGGTAGGTCTCAAGCGGCAGCGCCCAGTCGATGCGCAAGACCTCGGTGGAGGTCTGCGGAATCAGCACCCGCATGCCGACCCCGACATCTTGATACAGCTTCATGTCGCTGAAGGTCGCCGCCGCGCCACCTAGGTCGTAGAACCCGACGCCGCCGACGCGCAAAAAGCCAACATCAACTGGCTTCGTGCGAAACTCCGCCGACCATTGCAACCGCCGCGGGCCGGTGAATTGGCCGGTCTCATAGCCGCGCAGGCCGGTGTCGCCACCGACTTCGTAAAAGCGATTTTGCGTGTCCTCGAACAAGGTGGCGACGCGAACCTTGGTGACAAAGCGCCCGGGGCCAGTGGTCGGCAACACCGCCCACATTTCCGTCGCGACGCCATTGTCGATGGCATCGCCGTGCTCGTACCGCGTCTCCGCGCTGGCCGATACGCGCAACAACCCGTCGGCCGCGAGGCGCCAGGCATAGGAGCCCGAGATGGTGCCCCGCGCATAGCTTACGTCCGAGCCGAACGCCTCGACGGTGGCGCCGACCTCGGCGGACAAGGTCGGGCCGAAGCGGAAATCCTCGCCGACATCAAAAGTTTCGACGTTGCGAATCGTTTGGTAGTCAGGCTCGAACATGTCGTAGCCGACGAACGGCTCGTTGGCGAATTCAGAGCGCGGGAACACGTTGTCGATGAACGATTGCGCGACCTCTGGATCGTCCGGCCGTAGGCGTTCGAAGCGCGCGCGGCGCGAGGCGACCTGCACCCCCCACGTGAGGCGATGGACAAAGTCATCATAGTCGCCCAGCCGGCGGGCCGCGTAGGAGCGCAGTTTAAAGCGCGTA containing:
- the mutL gene encoding DNA mismatch repair endonuclease MutL encodes the protein MSGPVPSQRDAVGRIARLPDHVIDQIAAGEVIERPASVVKELVENALDAGATDIVITCAGGGAQAITVTDNGCGMSMAEAHLALMRHATSKLRRTEDLLQLATLGFRGEALPSIASVSRMTITTRRADDLAGVRLRIEGGVVQDQAPHGAAVGTSIEVRDLLFNQPARQKFLKSEATELSHIADWVLRLALAHPEVGFVLRHEGREIFELSPGDQRQRVLAALGLRWQPHLLDVTAEIDGVRLRAHVTDASQAQLSGRSLHVFVGRRWVRDRGLAHAVAMAYGEQLPRGRFPLGAVFLDVPPGGSDINVHPQKLEVRFADASAIYAAVRRALRPVVDRSMSPISYAASSSGQLAAASSVQLSSAMAARYVASVTRPKPPARTAAASISTSAPPRAAPLAMAPMAREPSPRWQDLAASFVPHAVYWTRFVVGACDEGLVVIDMRRAVLTAMQTQRWRGDAPPPGDIARAVEAALATLEVASFHALVEACADDLADAVCVLDAAGLQALVKARP
- a CDS encoding NAD-dependent epimerase/dehydratase family protein, which encodes MRRTPHSLAPDMDDSVPPYGRRSRDSSLTGVESRSIAITGAHTSLGAELIARLDADDRYDRIFALDIEPPAARTQLVRTEFVHLDLTEPGVDGSLATLLSTQHIDTVVHAAFTDVPRHDPNYAHELEDVGTMHVLNACAGAQTARLVVASSTLVYGASPDNPNFLTEDAELRGELHGPYIASKVRAERQVMRFAVEHPECAVSLLRFAPVLGPSVRNLFTRFFAKPWAPVLLGRDPLMQFLHERDAITALQRAVDAGATGPINIVGKGVLPYTTVLAMMGRVPVYLPPPLLRSATRLLWASHIARAPADLLPYLRYPCVADGTRGRAALGFSPQLNIRRTILDFLGLAPEDGATDVAQSVG
- a CDS encoding acyltransferase family protein; this translates as MTNPPFDEAGTTDAPIDDESLGEEESADDDMYLGGEAALPPGEYGTKHAGWTMLSEGATAWNELNRRVNALGTPAFPLDVRRVLGWNNVSAAWRALAMRGRSSVVDDFGRDPQATARWERRLEWLYRHYFRVAVTGMEHVPATGPAILVANHGGLLPLDSVLLMHAIRREHPAGRDARPLIEDEFFHMPFIGSRLAAMGAVRAHPQNGERLLRRGELVVVFPEGVKGTEKTWRQRYQLARFGRGGFVRLAMRMGVPVLPVAIVGSDDANPQLFRINALQNIFGGPSIPVTPTFPLLGPLGLLPLPTSWRIAIGEPITMPAAAADDRIFVSRMTDTIRKKLQAQLDALVTRL
- a CDS encoding GGDEF domain-containing protein; protein product: MSALPEMEGAKGACLVVLHGLELGRRFSLTDKELAMGRLARSQIQIDSEAVSRKHCKVVSAGGAHVLRDLDSTNGTYVNDQRVKEHILADGDIIKVGRCIFKFLASGNIENAYHEEIYRMSSVDGLTQIFNQRHFHDTLIREVGRARRYRRQLSLVMFDVDYFKHINDTYGHLAGDAVLKQLAQLVRGNIRREDVFARVGGEEFAVLLPEIDLANACLFGEKIRQLVADAPFRYDDVAMTITISVGVVAMQGDVKSADEIMRRADEQLYAAKHGGRNLVSSVALTPP
- a CDS encoding glucose-6-phosphate isomerase, whose amino-acid sequence is MPGLVLDIPRTSLSAEMLSDTFAAVTESRLAGAHGFWTLPHEHAWATDLAEAVGRNAALRAPRHVVVLGTGGSSLGCKAIATALGMMGPLGDRNPVRLSVCDNIDPAVFVPTLHAHPAASTIVCAISKSGQTMETTAQLAIAVAWLQRELGDAWRAHVVVITDPLAGPLRAFASQHSLLALPVPTNVGGRFSALSAVGLAPLSLAGLDVVKVLQGAARVLPSVAAKPAQEGSNLALALAAWLYEQDRVAGRGVVAMMMYSDLLGELGAWFTQLWAESLGKRGLGATPLICRGTTDQHSLLQLFAEGPDDKAYIVVDVPSSEAANPMVQLPPVMAAAWGDPAFAGKPMSALMTASRRGTIASLAAKGRPLASVSFGAVTPENLGAFMMVCEAACAYAGALYGVNAFDQPGVEDAKQRAHALLRGGAGDAAEAGGLGVRFAV
- a CDS encoding citrate synthase, with amino-acid sequence MSGKTAKLSLPDGRDVTLPVIVGSEQEPAVDIRSLRSDSGYVTLDSGYMNTGATTSAITYLDGEQGILRYRGIPIEELAEKSTFVETSYLLINGKLPTKSELETFSKELTYHSLIHEDMLHFFNGFPPTSHPMAVLSSMVTSLSAYYPDCLDRDSPNSLHITRALSKIRTIAAFSHKKSIGQPVMYPRNALNYCANFLHMMFAVPAEDYVPDPIMVKAVNQLLILHADHEQNCSTSTVRMVGSSGANLYASIAAGILALWGPLHGGANQAVIEMLEEIQGQGGDVKTFINDVKDKKNNRRLMGFGHRVYKNYDPRAKILKNMCDELFVHLKVKDPLLDLAKEMEAVALKDEYFLSKKLYPNVDFYSGILYKAMGIPTNMFTVMFAIGRMPGWIAHWKEMVDDPTTKIGRPRQIYTGPTSQAYVPIEKRS
- the apaG gene encoding Co2+/Mg2+ efflux protein ApaG; translation: MPTTAAATTSTHTTDGITVSVKSAFLAEQSAPQLGRFVFAYTITISNSGTASAQLQTRHWVITDGRGEIQEVRGPGVVGETPHLEPGQAFRYTSGCILATPVGVMHGSYQMVTDEGRVFDVTIAPFSLLSPWAGHQDELN
- a CDS encoding sigma-70 family RNA polymerase sigma factor, which codes for MTTRESAIAELLVGKAQAGDRRAFDELVARYRTRIYALALHMTGSASDADDVTQDVFMKAYRALGQFAGKSEFFTWLYRIALNQCLTTRRRSGRMIPTDDTRLSLALEVDADGDPWRAIDLRRTYRQLITAFDGLPPDIKTAVTLVILQGFSHAECAVIMNCAEGTISWRIHQARQRLRKQLASETKRRGEAEAPPLSLIDGLLA